Sequence from the Babylonia areolata isolate BAREFJ2019XMU chromosome 25, ASM4173473v1, whole genome shotgun sequence genome:
gctgatcactggcgggataaagacgactccagttcaggcgatggagaaacacacaggcctccacccactcgaagatagacgagaggaaaaagtcttcatccacagcgagaagctcctgcgcatgccaactcacccaatgcacgaaaaactgaagcacccaacaaagaacagactgaagcggaccagcttcaaccacctctccaaggccctgcaccgccaacatgaagatcTGCTggcctcgtcccctgccgagatggaaacactccccgacttcgaggaaccggccgaccaactggaaggagtctcaatcatcacaaaagtccctggcatcgaccaaaaggactgccaagcccctcccctgctgaaagctctgacattggagatgattgagactcggtacaaccccagcgaatggacgcacgtcttcacagacggatcctcggagggagcggtgaagaatggaggagcaggcatcttcatcaggcacacagatggaagactgacccctggagccttccccacaggaagaatctcctcgaactacagagcggagacagcagcacttctccatgctgcacaaggcctcaggacgtcagtcaacccaccaccaaagatagccttcttcactgactgcagatctctcctgcagggactccagtcaaccagaaacgaacagcagctgacaaacatcaaagcagcccttcatgacctttcaaaacggtcgactgtcactgttcagtgggttccttctcactgtggggtcacggggaacgaaaaggccgatgctctctccaaggcaggcagcaaaatgaagcagttcagccaccccgtgacctacagagaggccaggaccatcatccacaaccgttaccagaaccagtggaagagaaggctgggtgcaaacagtggtgtcgatccaatccaccagctccagagacaccagcagacagtcctcttcagactgagaactggccactgccgactactgagtcactttcaccgtatgaagatcgcccacactgatgagtgtccatgtggcactggaccccagacccctgaacacatcctccaacactgcccaacccatgaagctctacggcgtcaaacctggccagggggcacagagctacaggcgcagctttggggagaccgccacgacctggagaagaccgtgggttacatcgtggcgacaggggtgaccgtctgacgcagccaaaacatcgaacgcagaagaagaaagaagaaactccGACTGTGGACATATTTTATTCAGATACATTGATAAGACAGCAGAACAGGGACTGGGAGGCTAAGTTAAGGTGTGTTGCCACACACGTAGTGATATAGCACTTACCGCCAACTACCTTCTCTCCATTCAACATCTGCCGGGCAATCTTTGGTGGCAGCATCTCGTGCAGCAGGTCCTGCCAtttttgcttctcttcctccagtGCTGAATACATCTCTTTCAGCTGCGCTCTGGTGGCATCCAGTTTCTTCCTGCATGTCATCATCAACGGAGTGTTTGAAAGAGAATCAAAACTGCAATGAGTATTATGTGTATATTCTGTTGGCAATTTACTTGGGCTTTTTTAGTTGAAGAGACGTTGTGCAGTTTTCTTCTCAGAGGCGTTCGAGTGTTTGGGGGCTGAGGTCTCAGTCTTTTACAGTACTGTCGTCAGGAGACgcctttgttgcttttgttttctttcagtatGTGTAGTCACTTGCTCTTAAAGCTATCCATCATTGtaaagtttgttttctttcagtatGTGCTGTTACTTGCTCTTAAAGCTATCCATTTTGTAAAGCTTGTTTTCTTTCAGTATGTGCAGTTATTTGCCCTTAAAGCTATCCATTATTGtaaagtttgttttctttcagtatGTGCAGTTATTTGCTCTTAAAGCTATCCATTATTGTAAAGTTCGTTTTCTTTCAGTATGTGCAGTTATTTACCCTTAAAACTATCCATTATTGTAAAgtttgtctgtctccacacaGTTTAATTTTTCtctgcatagagagagagtgtgcctgAGCGCGCGTGTtcgcctctgtgtgcgtgtgtgagtgagtgtgtgtgtgtgtgtgtgtgtgtgtgtgtgcgtgtgcgtgtgtgtgtgtgcactgacaccTTCATTGCGTGATTGGGTGTGTGTTAGGCAGCTTATGTTTGTTCGCGCGCGCAAGGAATATGAAGTGAAAGAATTAAGAATAAATATCACGTGTTTTAGTTCGCTCACGTAATTTCAATTTCGGCTGTACGATGATGGTTCAGGTGCACAAGGTTTCGGGAGATATCGTACAGGGGTAGATCAGCGAGATGTATGTGCTCGTCCTCCAGTTCGTCAAAGGACGACAGGCGGGGGGAGCCCACGAACAGCAGGTGACCGCAGTGTGACATCCAGATCATCTGGCCTgatccacacgcgcacacagtcaTCAGTTCTTGCTTCGCTCAACGacataacacgcacgcacgtacccacacacaacgacacaaacatacacatacacacacaccgcgcgcgcggcGAACTAATCCTACACCCACCATCACGCTCCCATACCCCAACCCATCTAcactccccgcccctccaccctccccctcacctttcAAGAGGAGGGGCTTCTCGTAGACCTTGCGGTGGATGGCGAGGAGGAAGACGCTGTTGATGAACTGCATGATGCTGTTCAAGGTGGGCCGGATGGCGGGCTGCAGGATGATGCCCACCTTGCTCAGCGGCGTGCCCTGCTGTACAGGCACCAGCGACATGCGGACAATGCTGTCGCCGCACTGACGGATGCACAGCATGCTGTCCAGCACCATGTGGTAGGGGAAGGCCTGGCTCATGTCCTCCGCCCTGCTCATCACACCGGCACCGCAAAGCCAGAGCCACTCCTGTATCATCTTCTCTTATCTGAAGCCCAAGTGGTCTCTATACACAGCATGATAACAAAGCACCTTGCTCCCCGTGTACTGCTGACAAGAACCAGTCTCAAGCTCTTCTTTGTCACGAGGACTCTAGTCTACAGGCACAACATGATAACAAAGCACACAATGGGtgcggggagcggagggggggtcCCATTTTTAATCACTGTGAGCGGTCAACATTCCTGTTGTCTTTTCATACACAAATAAAGGCATCCACAAACATAGTTATAAGAATCTTAATGGGTCTCTTGATACAACAATAATGAAGTACAACATGGAGACGGACCGTCTCGTTTTCAATTCATAGGCACAACATGTATTCCCATTGTCTATTCATATGCAAGCATTCATAACCTGTGTTCACAGGTCATCATTTCATATcagaagaacaaagacagaacgacagacaggcagagactgtgACCTGATGACGGTCTCGGAGCCAGAGGTGGAGGTACTCGACTCGGAATGCTCGCCCAACAAGCACTGGGTGCCGGTGAGGAGATGTTTGTGATAGGAATCCTGATCCCTTAAGGCCCAGGCAAACTTGGGGGACTTGCCCGGAATGGCTTTCATGTCCACCTGACCCACATCACAGATAAATCACAGCTGGGACGACCGGCGTCAGGACAATTCCACAGAAACgggacgggaaaaaaaagaaacgaatcgTAGAGGAGCTACCATGAAgtcccatcaacacaacaaccatggtgtggagaaagagggaaaggaccttgaaccatggtgtggagaaagagggaaaggaccttgaaccatggtgtggagaaagagggaaaggaccgTGAAGTGCCATCAACACAACAACTatagtgtggagaaagagggaaaggaccgtgaaccatggtgtggagaaagagggaaaggaccgTGAACCATGGTGTGGAGAATGAGGGAAAGGACCGTGAACCATGGTGTGGAGAATGAGGGACAGGACCGTgaaccatggtgtggagaaagagggaaaggaccgTGAACCatagtgtggagaaagagggaaaggaccgTGAACCATGGTGTGGAGAATGAGGGAAAGGACCGTgaaccatggtgtggagaaagagggacaggaccgtgaaccatggtgtggagaaagagggaaaggaccgTGAAgtcccatcaacacaacaaccatggtgtggagaaagagggaaaggaccgTGAAgtcccatcaacacaacaaccatggtgtggagaaagagggaaaggaccgtgaagacccatcaacacaacaaccatggtgtggagaaagagggacaggaccGTGAAgtcccatcaacacaacaaccatggtgtggagaaagagggacaggaccgtgaagacccatcaacacaacaaccatggtgtggagaaagagggacaggaccgtgaagacccatcaacacaacaaccatggtgtggagaaagagggaaaggaccgTGAAGACCCATCGACacaaccatggtgtggagaaagagggacaggaccGGAGCAAATGGAGGAGACAAACTACGAGGACTGGTGAAGCaccagatgaagaagaaacaaacaacaataacgtggccaagaaaagggaagaaggaaatGGAGGAAAAGttggaagagcagaagaagaaaataaaaaaaggcaaaaagaagACAGAATAGGAGAATATTAGGAAGCAGGAGGTGGGGAAGAATTGGAAGAAAATGACAATGGTGATAATAAAGATGGTGGATTTGTGTGTGATGGAAAACAAAAActatgaaggaaagaagaagtgaTGGAGTGGAAGGAAAAGGGCAGTGTCGGAAAGAAGAAGTGGTGGAGTGGAAGGAAAAGGACAGTGTCGGAAAGAAGAAGTGGTGGAGTGGAAGGAAAAGGACAGTGTCGGAAAGAAGTGGTGGAGTGGAAGGAATAGGACACTGTCGGAAAGAAGAAGTGGTGGAGTGGAAGGAAAAGGACAGTGTCGGAAAGAAGAGGTGGTGGAGTGGACAGAAAAGGACAGTGTTGGAAAGAAGAAGTGGTGGAGTAGAAGGAAAAGGGCAGTGTCGGGAAGAAGTGATGGAGTGGAAGGAAAAGGACAGTGTCGGAAAGAAGAAGTGATGGAGTGGAAGGAAAAGGACAGTGTCAGAAAGAAGAGGTGGTGGAGTGGAAGGAAAAGGACAGTGTCGGAAAGAAGAAGTGATGGAGTGGAAGGAAAAGGACAGTGTCGGAAAGAAGAAGTGGTGGAGTGGAAGGAATAGGGCAGTGTCGGAAAGAAGAAGTGGTGGAGTAGAAGGAAAAGGGCAGTGTCGGGAAGAAGTGATGGAGTGGAAGGAAAAGGACAGTGTCGGAAAGAAGAAGTGATGGAGTGGAAGGAAAAGGACAGTGTCAGAAAGAAGAAGGGGCGAGCAGGAGAGCAGGAGGACtataagaacaagaaggacaacatGAAGAAACTGAATTAGAAAAGAACGGCAATCTGAAAAAACTGAAGCTGATGACAAATAGAAtaataatgtttttgtttctctttgcatAACATGAAATATCTGACATTCACATGCATgagtacttacacacacaaacacacattcatgcacacacctaTACAACTGTACCCCCTCCGCAAACACACATATGATACGTGTGCATTCATTCGCGtaagcgtacacacatacacatgtacatgcatataaatggacacagacaaacacaggcacgcaaacagacacactggcatacaGAGCAATATGTAACACAATCACTAACCTTCATGACAATGTGATTGATTAGTTCGTTCTGCTTTATTTGTTCCTTAGCCTCGGTGATCACAGTCACTGTGGCTTCCTGGCAAAACAGTTCTCTTCCGACTGCCTCCACAAGACCTGTGGCCGTCATACTATCAATCAGTGCACTGTCTCTTCAATACATGTGGCCGTCATACTATCAGTCAGTGCACTGTCTCTTCAATACATGTGGCCGTCATACTATCAGTCAGAGCACTGTCTCTTCAATACATGTGGCCGTCATACTATCAATCAGTGTACTGTCTCTTCAATACATGTGGCCGTCATACTATCAGTCAGTGCACTGTCTCTTCAATACATGTGGCCGTCATACTGTCAGTCAGTGCACTGTCTCTTCAATACATGTGGCCGTCATACTGTCAGTCAGTGCACTGTCTCTTCAATACATGTGGCCGTCATACTATCAGTCAGTGCACTGTCTCTTCAATACATGTGGCCGTCATACTATCAATCAGTGCACTGTCTCTTCAATACATGTGGCCGTCATACTATCAGTCAGTGCACTGTCTCTTCAATACATGTGGCCGTCATACTATCAATCAGTGCATTGTCTCTTCAATACATGTGGCCGTTATACTATCAGTCAGTGCACTGTCTCTTCAATACATGTGGCCGTCATACTATCAATCAGTGCACTGTCTCTTCAATACATGTGGCCGTCATGCTATCAATCAGTGCATTGTCTCTTCAATAAATGTGGCCGTCATACTATCAGTCAGAGCACTCTCTCTTCAATACATGCGGCTTTTATACAATCAGTCAGTGTACAGTCTCTTTAGTACATGTGGCCTTATACAATCAATCAGCGTAATGTCTCTTATATACCTGTGACGTTTATCCCATCAATAAATGCGCTGTCTGTTTAATACACCGCCGTTGCACTCAATGGTGTACTGTCTATGATACCCTTGGCTGTCGTGCTGTCATTCAGTGTACTATCTCTGTAATACTTCTGACAGTTATTCTATCAACCAGCGCCTCCACAAAACCTGTGGCCTTTATTCCATCAGTCATTGCACTGTCTCAACAATACTTGTGGCCATTACATTATCTATCATTGTATTGTCTCTGTAATTCCAGTGGCCGCCATCTTATCAATCAGTGCACTGCCTCTATAATACCCGTAGTCATTGTACTATCAGTTGTTCCATCAGTCAGTGCAATGTCTCTGATACCTATGGCCAATCAGTGCACTGTCTCAATTTTTGTCATACTATCAGTCAGTGCACTAATTTGTACCTGTGGCCGTCATACTACCAGTGCACTGTATAAGAAACGCGGTCGTTAAACTATCAGTCAATCTCCTATAGTACCTGTGGCCGTCTTACCATCAATCAGTTCACTGCTACTACGGTACGTATGTTCACTATACTATCATCTACAATACACGTGGCCGTCATACTATACCGTCTCTTTTCCTGTGGCCGTTATATTTACAATCGATTAGTGCACTGCCTCTATAATACCTGAGGCCGTCATATTATAAACAGCCTTTACAATACCTGTGTTCGTCATACTATCAATCAGCGCACTGCCTCTGTAACAGCTGTGGCCGGTATACTTAATTAAGCTGTGGTCGGTATACTTTCAGTGCACTGGTTTTGTGTTTCTGTGGCCGTTGTATTATCAACCAGAGTATTGTCTCTATAATACTTGTGGCCATTATACTATCATTCTTCATACTGCCTCCACAATACCTGCGGTTCTTAAACTTTTCGTCAGTGTACTGTCTATGTGAAACATGTGTCCGTTGAACGTCTTCAATGCATCTGGCCATTATACTATCAGCGTACAGCCTCACTAACACGTGTGACAGCTGTATCACCAATCAGTGTACTGTCTATGTAATACATGTGGCCTTAGTCTCTCGCAGGAGACGGGTAACCAATGTCCTACGTGTAGCATGTACAAAGCGCGCGAACAAGATTCAAGAGTGAGGAAAAGGttatcctggcaaaattccgcagaaaaatccactttaagagtaaagcatatacacatgcaggcacaagaaagaaaagcaataTTGTATGGGTGCTGCAGCACGGTGGCGACacctccccggggagagcagccagactgACACTGAAATCTGCTGTGGCAAAAATACAAGTATATCATCAATCAGCacactgtctttgttgtctgtggccagactgacacagaaatctgctgtggcaaAAATACAAGTATATCATCAATCAGCacactgtctttgttgtctgtggccagactgacacagaaatctgctgtggcaaAAATACAAGTATATCATCAATCAGCACATTGTCTCTTATCTGTGGtcgttaatgagagagagaaagacagacagagagagagggaaagacagagacagagggagaaagagggcgagggggacagatagagagataaggagacagagggatggaggaaaattgtgtgtgtatatgtgtatgtgtgtgtgcgtgagagagagaggcgggtgggaaAATGCGGCAGCGCTGGTTTACCTTGTACAATGGGACAGAGGCCATTTCTTCTGCTGTAATAATGCAGCTGCAGCGACCCGTCGGCGTTTTCAAAACatctgaaagaaaataaaactgtgTGAGCAGTGATAAAAACGTTCGTTCGAATATGTGGACACGGTTGCCGACGTCGTCGAACCATTCGATTTCTTTTGATAAACGTTGAGCTAAATTGTTGTCCTGACACttaacacagacagggacagagagggagggaaaagagcaGGCAGGGACGAACAGACCAACTGATAAGCAAACTGACAGAGATGGGGTTAGACGCAaaatgtcagagacagacaggcggaaacACCGAAACAGACgctgacagagaggacagacagggacagacaatcggcagaagaaaaaataaagaagaaaagaggtgggAGAACCTGAAAGAAGGAGCCACGATGTTCTTGTAGGAGTAGGACAGCAGGGAGTGGAGGGAGTCCAGGTTCTGAATGAAGCTAACGAAGTCTCCGCCCAGGACCGACAGCATTTTGTCGTAGCCATGCTTGAAGCAGTACGTCAGGAAGTAGTCCCCGAACACCTTAAGAACAGTCTCCACTGACAGATCTGGGCAGAGGGGAAATAGGTCATCAAAGGGTCAACAGTGAAAGTGGATAAATAACTGCCTACAACCCCCGATTCACGCTCAGTCATAAAATgactcctttttttcttattactAACGATTTATCACCGTATCTTGATATAATACAAtaacggagagtgagagagggggagagagaagagagagtgcgtgtgggtagggacgagggggtggggggagaagacagaCATGCCTAAGAGCACTTTGTCCAGGCCTTAATTAGTATTTGTGATTTATTCCAAACGCTAAAGTTGTGTATAAACATGTCCACCAAGACTCCAGCTACCACTGGTAAATCCACGGCCAGCAGAATTAGATTATACTGTCTTCGCCATCAAAGTGTCAAGAGTGAAAGAGGATAAATAACTGCCCTCCACCCCCAGACTGACGCTTAGTCATGACTCTTTTATTTCTTATTACTAACTATTCATCAACATGTTATATCATAATATCATACaatgacggaaagagagagagaggaggggtgggggaggggggagcggagaAGACAGACACGCCTATGAGCACTTTGTCCAGGCCTTAATTAGTTCTTGAAATTTATTCCAAACGCTAAAGTTGTGTATAAACATGTCCACCAAGACTCTAGCTACCGCTGCTTAATCCACGGCCAGCTGAATTAGGTTATGTTGTCTTCGCCAGAGCCGTGTTAGACGTATACGTGTGATTTTCTTCACCAAATGCTGCAGGCAAGCAGGAAGAGCATGAAGGACTGTGAGACTTACCCAGTGTGCTGGCCACGGCGCCAACAAGGTTCAAGGTGACGGAGTCCGGGTACACCTCAAACAGGAGGAAGTCCTTGTTTTCATCCAGCTGGCTGGCTTCTCTGTTGGGAACAGGTGTCAGGTAACACCAAGGCAAAGGGGTGTGTCGTACCATGTCAAAAGGTgcgacaatacaatacgatgcaatatcacacaacacaatacagtgcagtaatATGATCAATAACATAATGCAATGCGAAACTGTAACAAAGACCagaacactacaatacagtactcGATCATTTCCGCTGTACTTATATTGGTCATAATCACCTAGCATAAACtttattcgaaaaaaaaaaataaaaaaaaaaaaaacacgaaagaagtAGACCTTATTCCTAATCCTCGtagaaaaaaaccctaaaaaaccaACAGAACACATTGAAAAGGAAAACCGATCCATGTTGAAAGCCCTGCAGAGCCGACCATGTACAGTGTATCTCAAACGCATAAGAAACTTTAAACAAGACACAGCAGTACTCACAGTACTTTAGCCCAGGTATCAGCTCCGAACTTGACCTCCACCAGTTCCTTAACCACCATGTGGATCTGCCCatactgacacacccacacacctaagcCAATCAGAACCTTAGCCATCATGTGGATCTGCCCatactgacacacccacacacctaagcCAATCAGAACCTTAACCATCATGTGGATCTGCCCatactgacacacccacacacctaagcCAATCAGACCCTTAACCACCATGTGTATCTGCCCatactgacacatccacacacctaaGCCAATCAGAACCTTAACCACCATGAGGATCTGCCC
This genomic interval carries:
- the LOC143300018 gene encoding guanylate cyclase soluble subunit beta-2-like — its product is MVVKGLIGLGVWVCQYGQIHMMVKVLIGLGVWVCQYGQIHMMAKVLIGLGVWVCQYGQIHMVVKELVEVKFGADTWAKVLEASQLDENKDFLLFEVYPDSVTLNLVGAVASTLDLSVETVLKVFGDYFLTYCFKHGYDKMLSVLGGDFVSFIQNLDSLHSLLSYSYKNIVDMKAIPGKSPKFAWALRDQDSYHKHLLTGTQCLLGEHSESSTSTSGSETVIRAEDMSQAFPYHMVLDSMLCIRQCGDSIVRMSLVPVQQGTPLSKVGIILQPAIRPTLNSIMQFINSVFLLAIHRKVYEKPLLLKGQMIWMSHCGHLLFVGSPRLSSFDELEDEHIHLADLPLYDISRNLVHLNHHRTAEIEITKKLDATRAQLKEMYSALEEEKQKWQDLLHEMLPPKIARQMLNGEKVVGEKFKSCTLLFSDVVGFTDIASKCQAKNLIYMLNDMYQRFDSYLDRHGVFKVQTIGDAYMAVTGVPEVQENHALRMADFAMDIVEGASQVKTASSGEPLKIRVGIHTGPVAAGVVGMKKPRYDLYGVTVSLAARMESMGAPGHIHVSKTTFKELYPFGFEFLVRSHGMANGRVMKKTYFLIGSRTRKLAQPNDRFGILPTAVNPCSKQTSQPALVRQGPKSFLGLEKIEDCRVGRSTGNLAETLLRKVSKAVSELSRLRGNESDSRSSAYDNQDRHSNTHLPAPSTSRAIDTGAQVQDSNSSDENPYFCLHDDESLTGKRWPICVVM